CTCCAGCCGGTTGATCGCGGCCGCCAGGTCGCCGTCCTCGGCCTCGAGGGCCTCGCGGGCCGTCGATTCGGGCACGCCGGCCCGAGCGGCGACGATTTCGACGTCCGAGTCGGGGATGCCGCCGTCGTCCGGATCCCCCTCGTCGGTCTCGGCGGCCTCGGCTTCGTCACCGGCCACCGCCGTCGCCTCTTGTCGGGTGGGTTCGCCGACGATCTGGTAGGTCTGCTGTCCCTGGGCGTCCATCCGCGTGACCTGCGGAGCGTCGAAGACGAGGTCCTCCTCGCCTTCGGTACGGATGACGACCTCGGTGGCATCGAGTTCGGTGACGTCGATGCCCATCTGCTCCATCATCTGCTTCATCTTTCGCGGGTTCATCCCGCCGCCTCCAAACATACCCGCACGGTCGGGCCCACGGAGCAAAAGATTGGCGAAGCCGTCCGAAACCACCACTCACCCGCCGGTGGACGCGTCCCGGAACCGACGCAATTGATGGTGCCGGGGTCGGAACTGCGACCATGTACCTTGCGGACCGAACCTGGCCGCAGTTGGGCGAAGCGATGGACGGTGAATCCCTGGCGGTGATTCCGCTCGGATCGACCGAACAACACGGGCCTCATCTCCCGCTTGCAACCGATCACCTCATCGCGGAGTCACTGGCACGGGCAGCCTCCGGGCGAACGGGCCACGTCTGTACCCCGACAGTCGACATCGGCGTGAGTGCCCACCACAAACAGTTCCACGGCACGCTGTGGGTCGACCCGCCAGCGTTCCGGTCGTACGTCGAGAGCCTTGCCCGAAACCTGACGTATCACGGGATCGACCGCATCGTTTTCGTCAACGCTCACGGCGGCAACGTGGAACCGCTCCGTGAGGTCGGCCGTCGACTCCGTGAGGACCGGGCGGCGTACGCCATCGAGTGGATGTGGAACGACTCGATCCCGGAACTCGTCGAGGAACTGTTCGAGCATCCGGGACCCCACGGCGGACCGAAGGAGACGGCGATGATCATGCACGTCGCCCGCGAGCTGGTCGACGAAGACAGGCTCGGAGACGCACGCGACGGCGGCGTCGTCGACCTCGAGAACACGGATTCGCGCAAGTTCGGTGCCCGAACGTTCTACGACGCGATCGACAACTCCGAAAACGGCGTCTTCGGCGACCAGACTGACGCGACCCCTGAAAAGGGGAAACAGCTGTTCGAGGCGGCAACCGATCGGCTGGTCGCGCTTCTGGAGTGGCTCGACGACCAACCGTTCGAGGACCTCATGCCGGAGCCACATGTCGGTACGGATCGTCGCTGATCGCCGAACCAACGGCGGTGATCGCCGAACCAACGGCGGTGATCGCGACCCACCGACGGTGACCGCCGGCCGATCGGCACCGGGCTCTCCGGTCAGGGAGTGACAGCCGATACCGCGATCCCGGATCCGACCGGAAGGACGACCGTTTCGGCGTCGGTGTCGCGTTTCACCCGTTTCAGATACGTTCCGATCCCCCAGGTTCCTTCGTCCTCCTCGTTGGACGGCAACGGCGTGCCGTCGCTGAAGTGGGCCGAAAGCGCCTCGAAATCCAGGGGCCCCCGAACCACGTTGTCTGCGACGACGACTGCGGTGTCGGAGAGCTTCGGCCTGACTGCGTCGTAGGCCTCTGCGTACCGGTGTTTCTGATGGTCGATCAGCACCACGTCGAACGGACCGTCGTGGCGTTCGATCGTCTCCAACGCGTCGCCGTACTCGAAGGTAATACGATCCTTGAAACCCGCGTCGGCAAGAAACTCCCGGCCGAGTTCGACTTCGTCCTGATCGAATTCGGTGCAGACGACGTCCGTCGCACCACCGCGAACGAACCAGGTGGCAGAGTAGCCGAACCCCGAACCGAACTCGAAGACCCGATCGGCAGCAGTCAGGCGCGTCAGCTGGGCGAGCACACCGCCGGCAACGGGGCCGACGATCGGAAACGAGAGCTCGGTTGCCGTCTCGGCCATCTCCCGCTGGAGCGGTGTCGGATCGGGCGCAGTCGCTTCGAGGAACGTCTCGAGTGTGTCGGTTCGGTGACTCATACCGACGGGTTGCAGCCCATCGCCTTCAACCCTTAAGTTCGTCGCCGGCAACCCTTCGGGTATGTTCGACCCCGAGGAGCTCGAACGGATCCGCTCGGCGAAGGAGGCCTGGGAGGAGGAAACCCTCTCGCCGACGCTGGAGCGGTTCGGGGAGCGAAAGGAGACGTTCACCACCGACACCGGCGGCACCGACGTGAAGCGGCTGTACACCCCCGCTGACGTCGAGGACGTCGACTACGAGGAGGATCTCGGCTTCCCCGGCGAGGAGCCGTTTACACGCGGCGTCTATTCGACGATGCACCGCGGGCGGCTGTGGACGATGCGCCAGTACGCGGGGATGGGGACCGGTCGCGAGACGAACGAACGGTTCCAGTACCTCATCGAGCAGGGCTCTTCGGGGTTGTCGATGGCGTTCGACCTCCCCACACAGATGGGCTACGATTCCGACG
The Halalkaliarchaeum desulfuricum DNA segment above includes these coding regions:
- a CDS encoding nascent polypeptide-associated complex protein yields the protein MFGGGGMNPRKMKQMMEQMGIDVTELDATEVVIRTEGEEDLVFDAPQVTRMDAQGQQTYQIVGEPTRQEATAVAGDEAEAAETDEGDPDDGGIPDSDVEIVAARAGVPESTAREALEAEDGDLAAAINRLE
- a CDS encoding creatininase family protein codes for the protein MYLADRTWPQLGEAMDGESLAVIPLGSTEQHGPHLPLATDHLIAESLARAASGRTGHVCTPTVDIGVSAHHKQFHGTLWVDPPAFRSYVESLARNLTYHGIDRIVFVNAHGGNVEPLREVGRRLREDRAAYAIEWMWNDSIPELVEELFEHPGPHGGPKETAMIMHVARELVDEDRLGDARDGGVVDLENTDSRKFGARTFYDAIDNSENGVFGDQTDATPEKGKQLFEAATDRLVALLEWLDDQPFEDLMPEPHVGTDRR
- a CDS encoding O-methyltransferase, with the translated sequence MSHRTDTLETFLEATAPDPTPLQREMAETATELSFPIVGPVAGGVLAQLTRLTAADRVFEFGSGFGYSATWFVRGGATDVVCTEFDQDEVELGREFLADAGFKDRITFEYGDALETIERHDGPFDVVLIDHQKHRYAEAYDAVRPKLSDTAVVVADNVVRGPLDFEALSAHFSDGTPLPSNEEDEGTWGIGTYLKRVKRDTDAETVVLPVGSGIAVSAVTP